A window of the Mucilaginibacter sp. cycad4 genome harbors these coding sequences:
- a CDS encoding lipid-binding SYLF domain-containing protein produces the protein MKTLKFLRLPVLLGLFFVMISAKPADDSKQTERIHNSSNVLKEFAKMKESIPHQLLEEYEGIVIIPKLINAGFGIGGKRGKGVAMVKLGNGKWSDPVFVTLTGGSFGLQIGVQSVDLVLVFRHKGVLTKVKNGDFTIGGDISAAAGPVGRSSTASTDYKLQAEVYSYSRSRGLFAGITINGSNLGIDKDSNAAYYGAKATSQDIFAQSSSNTEAVKTLKETLAAF, from the coding sequence ATGAAAACATTAAAATTCTTGAGACTCCCGGTTTTGTTAGGTCTCTTTTTTGTAATGATATCGGCAAAACCGGCCGATGACAGCAAGCAGACAGAGCGCATCCATAATTCGTCAAATGTGTTGAAAGAGTTTGCCAAGATGAAAGAAAGCATCCCGCATCAGCTGCTGGAAGAATATGAAGGCATTGTTATCATCCCCAAACTGATTAATGCCGGTTTTGGTATTGGCGGTAAACGCGGCAAAGGCGTGGCCATGGTGAAACTGGGTAATGGCAAATGGAGTGATCCGGTGTTTGTTACCTTAACAGGCGGTAGCTTTGGCTTGCAAATCGGCGTACAATCTGTCGACCTGGTGCTTGTGTTCCGCCATAAAGGTGTGTTAACCAAAGTTAAAAATGGTGATTTTACTATTGGTGGTGATATTTCTGCCGCAGCCGGCCCTGTTGGCCGCAGTTCAACCGCAAGTACCGATTATAAGTTGCAGGCCGAGGTTTATTCATACTCACGCAGCCGGGGTTTGTTTGCCGGGATAACCATCAATGGTTCAAACCTGGGCATCGATAAAGATTCAAATGCTGCTTATTATGGAGCCAAAGCCACCTCGCAGGATATTTTTGCGCAATCAAGCAGCAATACCGAAGCGGTTAAAACATTAAAGGAAACATTGGCCGCGTTTTAA
- a CDS encoding DUF1203 domain-containing protein has protein sequence MNTFKIVPLSKSFAKKIRTTMTDDFGGEVVEQLATGLGPCRVSLKPFKRNVDKRLLLKHSPFEIENAYNQPGPIFIHAEDVEEYSDIYRFPPEIKANKKSFPLSLIGYSKAQQMILSRLVGDADVDELISEIFAENDNIEYLHARNAQACCFICKIERV, from the coding sequence ATGAACACATTTAAAATTGTACCGCTATCAAAATCATTCGCCAAAAAAATAAGGACAACCATGACTGACGATTTTGGAGGTGAAGTGGTTGAACAACTGGCTACCGGACTTGGGCCATGCCGGGTTTCGCTTAAACCGTTTAAACGTAATGTTGATAAACGCCTGTTGCTAAAGCATTCGCCTTTTGAAATTGAAAATGCCTATAACCAGCCAGGGCCGATTTTTATTCATGCTGAAGATGTGGAGGAGTATAGTGATATTTATCGTTTCCCGCCAGAGATTAAGGCTAATAAAAAAAGTTTCCCGCTATCGCTTATAGGTTACAGTAAGGCTCAGCAAATGATTTTAAGCCGGCTTGTTGGCGATGCAGATGTTGATGAACTGATCAGCGAAATATTTGCCGAAAATGATAACATTGAATATTTGCATGCCAGAAATGCCCAGGCATGTTGTTTTATATGCAAAATTGAGCGTGTTTGA
- a CDS encoding acyl transferase: protein MDKPGKQQVFSISTDDQFNETALQVFNYQAKHNPVYRQFIEGLKIDPLAIKSYSQIPFLPIEFFKSHTILSTGGPVEVTFTSSGTTGIITSSHRVTDKTWYEDSFRKAFAIFYGDIRDYTVLALLPSYLEREGSSLIYMVDDLIKQSNNPDSGFFLYNHDELFQQLKKQQDARKPTLLIGVTFGLLDFIENYQVNFPELVVMETGGMKGRRKEMIREELHAVLGKGFGVKQIHSEYGMTELLSQAYSKGAGIFNCPPWMKIIIRDTNDPLSTLQTGKTGGISVIDLANINSCAFIATQDLGRIYPDGSFEVLGRFDQSDIRGCNLLIA from the coding sequence ATGGACAAACCCGGTAAACAGCAGGTATTCTCTATCAGTACCGATGATCAATTTAATGAAACAGCCTTGCAGGTTTTTAATTACCAGGCAAAGCATAACCCGGTTTACAGGCAGTTTATTGAAGGGTTAAAAATTGATCCGTTAGCAATTAAATCTTACAGCCAGATCCCATTTTTACCTATTGAGTTTTTTAAATCACATACCATATTAAGTACCGGTGGGCCTGTTGAAGTAACCTTTACAAGCTCAGGCACTACAGGTATAATCACCAGCAGTCACCGGGTCACCGATAAAACCTGGTATGAAGATAGTTTCCGTAAAGCATTTGCTATTTTTTATGGCGATATCAGGGACTATACTGTTTTAGCTCTGCTGCCTTCCTACCTGGAGCGCGAAGGCTCATCGCTTATTTACATGGTTGATGACCTTATTAAACAATCAAACAACCCGGACAGCGGTTTCTTTTTGTATAATCATGATGAGCTTTTTCAACAGCTAAAAAAACAACAGGATGCCCGGAAACCTACACTTTTAATTGGGGTAACTTTCGGCCTGCTTGATTTTATTGAAAACTACCAGGTAAACTTCCCCGAACTGGTGGTAATGGAAACCGGCGGCATGAAAGGCCGCCGCAAGGAAATGATCCGCGAGGAGCTGCACGCCGTTTTGGGCAAAGGTTTTGGTGTAAAGCAGATCCACTCCGAATATGGGATGACGGAGCTGCTATCACAAGCTTACTCCAAAGGCGCCGGCATTTTCAATTGCCCGCCATGGATGAAGATCATCATCCGTGATACTAACGATCCGCTCAGTACGTTACAAACTGGTAAAACAGGTGGTATCAGCGTTATTGACCTGGCCAATATCAACTCCTGCGCGTTTATTGCCACACAGGATTTGGGCAGGATTTACCCTGATGGCTCTTTTGAAGTATTGGGCCGGTTTGATCAATCAGACATCCGCGGATGTAATTTGCTGATTGCTTAA
- a CDS encoding PH domain-containing protein, with product MIEKFLNEEQDPKTVEKVYSRLVDLLSSGEEVIYIAVQKKPLVNLFPDCIAITNKRVLFFTPANLGLSIKFVDFVWKDIVDVYTKEEIIGSIFSVKTTGGAEMAVDYLPKVQGRKLYQYAQERKEVEREARRQRDLEQKRAESGAIQLENSPARAFVPPASPQPFSQPNGYTAPAAPVTPPAPVAAPAPVVQETPPPAAPKPDELTEKLKKLKTLFDNGLISQEEYNAKKIDLLSDL from the coding sequence ATGATTGAGAAATTTTTAAACGAGGAACAAGATCCTAAAACAGTTGAAAAGGTTTATTCACGCCTTGTTGATCTGCTTTCTTCAGGCGAAGAGGTGATCTACATTGCCGTTCAGAAAAAGCCGCTGGTAAACCTTTTTCCTGATTGTATAGCTATTACCAACAAACGTGTATTGTTTTTTACCCCGGCCAACCTGGGGCTATCTATCAAGTTTGTTGATTTTGTTTGGAAAGATATCGTTGATGTATATACCAAGGAAGAAATTATCGGCTCCATTTTCAGCGTAAAAACCACCGGGGGCGCCGAAATGGCTGTTGATTACCTGCCTAAAGTTCAGGGCCGTAAATTATACCAGTACGCCCAGGAACGTAAGGAGGTTGAACGTGAAGCCCGCCGCCAGCGCGACCTGGAGCAAAAACGTGCCGAATCGGGTGCTATCCAGCTGGAAAATTCGCCTGCCCGTGCTTTTGTACCGCCGGCATCGCCGCAGCCGTTTTCTCAGCCAAATGGCTACACCGCACCTGCTGCACCGGTAACGCCGCCCGCACCAGTTGCTGCCCCTGCGCCTGTTGTACAGGAAACACCTCCGCCTGCAGCACCAAAGCCTGATGAGCTTACCGAAAAACTAAAAAAACTGAAAACCCTGTTTGATAACGGCCTTATTTCGCAGGAAGAATATAACGCCAAAAAGATTGACCTGTTAAGTGACTTATAA
- the sucC gene encoding ADP-forming succinate--CoA ligase subunit beta yields the protein MNIHEYQGKAILKSYGVRVQEGIVADTVEQAVEAAQKLKEDLGSSWVVIKAQIHAGGRGKGGGVKLAKNIDQVKEHTGNILGMQLVTPQTGPEGKHVKKVLVAQDVYYPGESETKEFYMSVLLDRARGRNIIMYSTEGGMDIEEVAHSTPELIFKEEIDPKVGLQGFQTRKIAFNLGLEGEAFKDMTKFIAALYKAYEGTDSSQFEINPVLKTSDNKILAVDAKVNLDDNALYRHPDYAAMRDTDEEDPTEVEASKSNLNYVKLDGNVGCMVNGAGLAMATMDIIKIAGGEPANFLDVGGTANAQTVKAGFNIILSDPNVKAILINIFGGIVRCDRVAQGVIDAYKEIGNIPVPIIVRLQGTNAAEAKELIDNSGLKVYSAILLKEAADRVKEVLAL from the coding sequence ATGAATATTCACGAATATCAGGGTAAAGCTATATTAAAAAGCTATGGCGTTAGAGTTCAGGAAGGCATTGTAGCCGATACTGTTGAGCAGGCTGTTGAGGCTGCCCAAAAATTGAAAGAAGACCTGGGATCAAGCTGGGTAGTGATAAAAGCACAGATCCACGCAGGTGGCCGTGGTAAAGGCGGCGGTGTAAAGCTTGCCAAAAACATTGATCAGGTAAAAGAACATACCGGTAACATTTTAGGTATGCAATTGGTAACGCCGCAAACTGGTCCTGAAGGTAAACACGTTAAGAAGGTTTTAGTGGCACAGGATGTTTATTATCCTGGCGAAAGCGAAACCAAAGAGTTTTACATGAGCGTATTGCTTGACCGCGCACGTGGCCGTAACATCATCATGTACAGCACCGAAGGCGGTATGGACATTGAGGAAGTTGCACACTCAACTCCTGAGCTTATATTTAAAGAAGAGATTGATCCTAAAGTTGGTTTACAGGGCTTCCAAACCCGTAAAATAGCTTTTAACCTTGGCCTTGAAGGCGAGGCGTTTAAAGACATGACCAAATTCATTGCCGCTTTATATAAAGCCTATGAAGGTACCGACTCATCACAATTTGAAATTAACCCGGTTTTAAAAACCTCTGATAATAAAATTTTAGCCGTTGACGCTAAGGTAAATCTTGACGACAACGCTTTATATCGTCACCCGGATTACGCTGCAATGCGTGATACTGATGAGGAAGATCCAACCGAGGTTGAAGCCAGTAAATCAAACCTTAACTATGTTAAGCTTGACGGTAACGTAGGCTGTATGGTTAATGGTGCCGGCTTAGCTATGGCTACTATGGATATCATTAAAATTGCCGGTGGCGAGCCTGCTAACTTCCTTGACGTTGGTGGTACTGCTAACGCGCAAACTGTAAAAGCAGGTTTCAATATCATCCTTTCAGATCCTAATGTAAAAGCCATCCTGATCAACATCTTCGGTGGTATTGTACGTTGCGACCGCGTTGCACAAGGTGTAATTGATGCTTATAAAGAGATCGGTAATATCCCGGTTCCAATTATCGTTCGTTTACAGGGTACAAACGCTGCCGAAGCAAAAGAATTGATTGATAATTCAGGTTTAAAAGTTTATTCGGCAATATTGCTGAAAGAAGCTGCCGACCGTGTTAAAGAAGTGTTAGCGCTTTAG
- a CDS encoding ABC transporter ATP-binding protein, with protein MLKARSIHKSYGQLQILKGVDLEVQKGEIVTIVGASGAGKSSLLNILGTLDRPDSGELYINDIELNKLSNKNLSDFRNRQIGFIFQFHHLLAEFSALENVCIPAFIAGKPKLDAEKKAAELLDLLGLKDRLHHKPNQLSGGEQQRVAVARALINNPALIFADEPSGNLDSVNALELHELFIKLKNDFRQTFVIVTHNEDLANLSDRTVTMRDGLIVNGQ; from the coding sequence ATGCTTAAAGCCAGATCTATCCATAAATCATACGGACAGTTACAAATATTAAAAGGCGTTGACCTGGAGGTACAAAAGGGCGAAATAGTGACCATCGTTGGCGCCTCTGGTGCCGGGAAAAGTTCACTGCTTAATATATTAGGTACGCTTGACAGGCCCGACTCAGGCGAATTATACATCAATGATATTGAACTGAATAAACTCAGCAACAAAAACCTGAGCGATTTCCGTAACCGGCAAATTGGCTTTATATTCCAGTTTCATCACTTGCTGGCCGAATTTAGCGCTCTTGAAAACGTTTGTATCCCGGCTTTTATAGCAGGAAAACCCAAACTTGATGCTGAAAAAAAAGCAGCAGAACTGCTTGACCTGCTGGGTTTAAAAGACAGGCTGCATCATAAACCTAACCAACTATCGGGCGGCGAACAACAACGGGTAGCCGTAGCACGGGCGCTGATCAATAACCCGGCACTTATTTTTGCTGATGAGCCTTCGGGCAACCTTGATTCGGTTAACGCGCTTGAACTTCATGAATTATTTATTAAGCTGAAGAATGATTTCAGGCAAACCTTTGTAATTGTTACTCATAATGAAGATCTTGCAAACCTGTCAGACCGCACAGTCACCATGAGGGATGGTTTAATTGTTAACGGTCAGTAA
- a CDS encoding HAD hydrolase-like protein, which translates to MDYKDIDKRKTAFIFELDDVLYPAKDYYFQAYYLFANMLEYIELIDAKAATKVLTDTYIAEGKDAAFNHLTGQFPVAEQYRDKFENLLLTAKLPLKLLLYQNILTLMQDIVVDRKKLFIVTNGNVQEQVNKIKQTEWHGLEKYLRCYFTEETAPKPEPDVINLLIQEHGIQRKEIMMIENSETDRLCAEASGIDSINVKDFL; encoded by the coding sequence ATGGACTATAAGGATATTGATAAACGTAAAACAGCTTTTATTTTTGAGTTAGATGATGTGCTTTATCCAGCAAAGGATTATTACTTTCAGGCTTATTACCTGTTTGCAAACATGCTTGAATATATTGAGCTTATAGATGCAAAAGCAGCAACCAAAGTATTAACTGATACGTATATAGCTGAAGGTAAGGATGCTGCGTTTAACCATTTGACCGGGCAGTTCCCGGTGGCCGAACAATATCGCGATAAATTTGAGAACCTGCTTTTAACTGCCAAACTACCGCTGAAACTGCTTTTATATCAAAATATACTTACCTTGATGCAGGATATTGTGGTCGACCGCAAAAAACTGTTCATTGTAACTAATGGCAACGTACAGGAACAGGTAAATAAAATAAAACAAACCGAATGGCACGGACTGGAAAAATATCTCCGCTGCTATTTTACCGAAGAAACCGCGCCAAAACCCGAACCAGATGTAATTAACCTGCTTATTCAGGAACATGGCATCCAGCGTAAAGAAATAATGATGATTGAAAATTCGGAAACCGACAGGCTGTGCGCCGAAGCAAGCGGCATTGACAGCATTAATGTTAAAGATTTTTTATAG
- a CDS encoding S41 family peptidase: protein MRKTFYFLVFISIASLSACKKNKPLDNGDGDTSGPSSTGTALDRIRDSVFLYPQETYLWYNQLPTYKNFQPRNYVSTDTITGLSSEVDHLSQYAINPASSQPYEYYDNTGTAKYSFIDDGSVSNELSGNGGDFGFSVFYPTRSDLRIKYVYPGSPADQKGIKRGYQITKINGRTDLAYDDGGTTTQFVIQAYAYSKTISMTLTRPDNTTIDVTLNTANYTINPVITYKTLDVGSGKTAGYMVFNSFTDLANAKPKILEALNSFTGISDLIIDLRYNGGGSVETAEYFDNLLVPSAKNGTKMYTAYFNDKLTSDNYTLFKNLYEIPKGFFSVSNQTVNFQKQGSLNLSRIFFIVGSGTASASELTINNLIPELDVQLIGSTTYGKPVGFYGIDINKYQLYMPMFSTRNSANNGDYYTGMTPGKDPYKGVSATDDLTKDFGDPTEGLLAQALSYITTGKYKTGSITTQSLATSSKNILSADQKREMEHRFSRSKVKGLMLKTPSVFKKKK from the coding sequence ATGAGAAAAACATTTTACTTTTTAGTCTTTATCTCCATTGCTTCATTATCGGCCTGTAAAAAAAACAAGCCGCTGGATAATGGTGATGGTGATACCTCGGGACCGTCAAGCACCGGCACCGCGCTTGACCGTATAAGAGATTCTGTTTTTTTATATCCGCAGGAAACTTATTTGTGGTACAACCAGCTTCCAACCTATAAAAACTTTCAGCCCCGTAATTATGTCAGTACCGACACCATTACCGGGTTAAGCAGCGAGGTTGACCATTTATCGCAATATGCCATAAATCCGGCAAGCTCTCAACCGTACGAATATTATGATAATACCGGCACGGCCAAATACTCGTTTATTGATGATGGGTCCGTATCAAATGAATTGAGTGGCAATGGCGGCGACTTCGGCTTTTCGGTATTCTACCCTACCCGCTCAGATCTGAGGATTAAATATGTATACCCCGGATCACCAGCTGATCAGAAAGGTATTAAACGCGGTTACCAGATCACAAAGATCAATGGCCGTACGGACCTTGCTTATGATGACGGCGGTACAACTACACAGTTTGTAATACAGGCCTATGCTTATAGTAAAACTATAAGCATGACACTAACCAGGCCTGATAATACCACCATTGATGTAACGCTGAATACGGCTAATTATACGATTAACCCAGTTATCACCTATAAAACATTAGACGTGGGTTCGGGCAAAACGGCAGGGTATATGGTTTTCAATTCATTCACAGATCTGGCTAATGCCAAACCTAAAATATTAGAGGCCTTAAACAGCTTCACCGGTATTTCTGACCTCATCATTGATTTAAGATATAACGGCGGTGGATCAGTGGAAACTGCCGAATATTTTGATAACCTTTTGGTGCCTTCGGCAAAAAACGGCACTAAAATGTATACCGCTTATTTTAATGATAAGCTCACCAGCGATAACTATACCTTGTTTAAAAACCTCTACGAAATCCCCAAAGGATTTTTTTCGGTAAGCAACCAAACTGTTAATTTTCAGAAACAAGGGTCGCTTAATTTAAGCCGGATATTCTTTATAGTTGGTAGTGGCACTGCGTCGGCGAGTGAATTAACCATTAATAACCTTATCCCTGAGCTTGACGTTCAATTAATAGGCTCAACTACTTACGGTAAACCGGTTGGCTTTTACGGTATTGACATCAATAAATACCAGCTGTATATGCCAATGTTCTCTACCAGAAACTCGGCGAATAATGGCGACTACTATACCGGTATGACACCGGGAAAGGATCCTTATAAAGGAGTTAGCGCAACTGACGATCTAACCAAAGATTTTGGCGATCCTACAGAAGGATTATTGGCACAGGCTTTAAGTTATATCACAACCGGCAAGTATAAAACCGGCTCAATAACAACGCAAAGCCTGGCTACCTCATCAAAAAATATACTTTCGGCCGATCAAAAACGCGAAATGGAGCACAGGTTTAGCCGCAGTAAGGTAAAAGGCCTGATGCTTAAAACGCCATCGGTGTTTAAAAAGAAGAAATAA
- the smc gene encoding chromosome segregation protein SMC: MQLTRLEIKGFKSFGDKITINFNEGVTAIVGPNGCGKSNVVDSIRWVLGEQSTRMLRSEKMDNVIFNGTKSRKSANLAEVSLTFDNTKNVLPTDYSQVTLTRKLYRTGESEYRLNDVQCRLKDITDLFLDTGIGSDSYSIIELRMIDEIITNKEGSRRNLFEEASGISKYKLRKKQTFSKLKETEADLARVDDLLFEIEKNLKSLENQAKKTERYYRLKEQYKMLSIMLASFRIVAFSESLKKIEEQELKHKAEKGDIIAQIDALEATLQQQKLDSITKEKNLSVQQKTTNEFVSKIRAYESEKKIKNEQLKFQQDKESRLADELERDKNQLNHVLYNIKRLSEEKATEDETLQTIQSRVTDLKEAVDELRAQQTEARDELNELNNINTRLQNQAYKAEKDLDILQIQQQALEQESQRNMEDTTNKEVELSHFNQVVAELQYRKETLDDEFQQAVEFENKLKEQIAETDVELNSVKDTIIKESRRLDARQNEYNLTKSMVDSLEGFPESIRFLKKNTDWAKNAPLFSDVLFCKEEYRVAIENYLEPLMNYYVVESYDDAVKAINLLSNSAKGRANFFVLNNYAGEAPAQVGFEKEGAIPALSVIEVDKHYLPLCNYLLKGVYLVDDDKEGQINSETLPQGVMLIGKSGKFNKSKHTMAGGSVGLFEGKRIGRAKNLENLAKEIRGIENQVGAFRTKSDELQNKLAALRSSTKAAEINEQQQILNRLNNELITVKTRQEQYQTFIENSLNRKEDIARKIAGIKDEMAALQPQLAELKTQRQIQSDLLADKQMAFNELNEYVSVQSNAYNQENIRFHQQQNKVSGLVKDLDYRDTQQEGLETRIRQNSSELEKVKVAIQENLKLADNSDDNLLEMYEQKENLEKATQQAEQEYYQWRGLITENENQVSSLRRKKENSEVIENELRDERNNLKIDLNALKERLSVEFNIDIEDLPESEVPEGENEQDLREKAEKLKKQLDDFGAINPMAVEAYNEMNERYTFIQAQKKDLSEAKASLLATIQEIDDTAKDKFMTAFIMVRENFIKVFRSLFNEEDSCDLILTDPDHPLESDIDIIAKPKGKRPLSINQLSGGEKTLTATAILFSLYLLKPAPFCIFDEVDAPLDDTNIDKFNNIIRTFSKDSQFIIVSHNKRTIASTDVIYGVTMVEQGISRVVPVDLRELAD; the protein is encoded by the coding sequence ATGCAGCTTACCCGTTTAGAAATCAAGGGCTTCAAGAGTTTTGGCGATAAAATAACCATCAATTTTAATGAGGGTGTTACCGCTATTGTGGGGCCCAACGGTTGCGGTAAGTCGAACGTTGTTGATAGTATCCGTTGGGTTTTGGGTGAGCAAAGCACCCGGATGCTTCGTTCGGAGAAAATGGATAACGTTATTTTTAACGGTACCAAGAGCCGTAAATCGGCTAACCTTGCCGAAGTTTCCTTAACTTTTGATAATACCAAAAACGTACTGCCAACCGATTATTCGCAGGTAACGCTAACCCGTAAGCTTTATCGTACCGGTGAAAGTGAATACCGGCTTAACGATGTACAGTGCCGTTTAAAGGATATTACCGATCTTTTTTTGGATACGGGTATCGGCTCCGATTCCTATTCTATCATCGAGCTCCGGATGATCGACGAGATCATTACTAATAAGGAGGGCTCGCGCCGTAACCTGTTTGAGGAAGCATCGGGGATCTCCAAATACAAGCTTCGTAAAAAGCAAACTTTCAGCAAACTGAAGGAGACAGAGGCCGATTTGGCCCGAGTTGATGACCTGCTGTTTGAGATTGAGAAGAACCTCAAATCACTGGAGAACCAGGCGAAGAAAACTGAACGGTACTATCGCCTTAAAGAGCAGTATAAAATGCTGAGCATTATGCTGGCTTCGTTCAGGATCGTAGCTTTCAGCGAATCATTGAAAAAGATAGAGGAACAGGAGTTAAAGCATAAAGCCGAAAAAGGCGATATCATTGCCCAGATAGATGCTTTGGAAGCTACGCTGCAGCAGCAGAAGCTGGATAGCATCACTAAAGAAAAGAACCTGTCTGTTCAGCAGAAGACAACTAACGAATTTGTTTCAAAAATCCGCGCTTACGAAAGCGAAAAGAAGATCAAAAATGAGCAGCTTAAGTTTCAGCAGGATAAAGAGTCGCGCTTAGCAGATGAGCTGGAGCGGGACAAAAACCAGCTCAACCACGTATTATACAACATCAAGCGTTTAAGTGAGGAAAAGGCTACAGAGGACGAAACCCTGCAAACTATTCAAAGCAGGGTAACTGATTTAAAAGAAGCCGTTGACGAATTGCGTGCGCAGCAAACTGAAGCACGTGACGAGCTTAATGAGCTTAATAATATCAATACCCGCCTGCAAAACCAGGCTTATAAGGCAGAAAAAGACCTGGATATATTACAAATCCAGCAACAGGCCCTGGAGCAGGAAAGCCAGCGCAATATGGAGGATACCACCAATAAAGAGGTGGAACTTTCGCACTTTAACCAGGTGGTTGCCGAGTTGCAATACCGCAAGGAAACACTTGATGATGAATTTCAACAAGCTGTTGAGTTTGAAAATAAGCTAAAAGAGCAGATTGCCGAAACCGATGTTGAACTGAACTCGGTTAAGGATACCATTATTAAAGAAAGCCGCCGCCTTGATGCCAGGCAAAACGAGTACAACCTTACCAAAAGTATGGTTGATAGCTTGGAAGGCTTCCCTGAGTCTATCAGGTTCCTGAAAAAAAACACTGATTGGGCCAAAAATGCTCCATTATTTAGTGATGTACTTTTTTGTAAGGAGGAATACCGGGTAGCTATTGAAAACTACCTGGAGCCGCTCATGAACTACTACGTGGTTGAAAGCTACGATGACGCAGTGAAGGCTATAAACCTGCTCAGCAATTCGGCTAAAGGGCGTGCAAATTTCTTTGTGCTGAATAATTATGCAGGCGAGGCGCCTGCCCAGGTCGGCTTTGAAAAGGAGGGGGCTATCCCTGCGCTGAGTGTTATTGAGGTTGATAAACATTACCTGCCGCTTTGTAATTACCTGCTTAAGGGTGTTTATTTGGTTGATGACGATAAGGAAGGGCAAATCAACAGCGAAACTTTGCCGCAGGGCGTGATGCTGATTGGTAAAAGCGGCAAGTTCAATAAATCAAAACATACTATGGCCGGTGGGTCGGTGGGTTTGTTTGAGGGCAAAAGGATCGGTCGTGCTAAAAACCTGGAAAATTTAGCCAAAGAGATTCGCGGCATAGAGAACCAGGTAGGGGCGTTCAGAACAAAATCTGATGAATTGCAGAACAAACTTGCTGCTTTGCGTTCGTCAACAAAGGCAGCTGAGATCAATGAGCAGCAACAAATTCTGAACAGGTTAAATAACGAACTCATCACCGTTAAGACCCGCCAGGAGCAATATCAAACCTTTATTGAAAACAGTCTTAACCGCAAAGAAGACATCGCCCGCAAAATTGCAGGGATAAAGGATGAAATGGCTGCCCTGCAACCGCAGTTGGCCGAGCTGAAAACCCAGCGGCAGATCCAAAGTGATTTATTGGCCGATAAGCAAATGGCTTTTAATGAACTGAACGAATACGTATCGGTACAATCAAACGCTTACAACCAGGAAAACATCCGTTTCCATCAGCAGCAAAATAAGGTATCGGGTTTAGTGAAAGACCTTGACTATCGTGATACCCAGCAGGAAGGCCTCGAAACACGCATAAGGCAAAATAGCAGCGAACTTGAAAAGGTAAAAGTTGCCATACAGGAAAACCTGAAGCTGGCCGATAACTCGGACGATAACCTGCTTGAAATGTACGAGCAGAAGGAAAACCTGGAAAAAGCTACGCAGCAAGCCGAACAGGAGTATTATCAATGGCGTGGCCTGATCACCGAAAATGAAAACCAGGTAAGCTCGTTAAGGCGAAAAAAAGAAAACAGCGAAGTTATTGAGAACGAGCTGCGCGATGAACGAAATAATTTAAAGATAGACCTGAACGCGCTGAAAGAACGGCTTTCGGTGGAGTTTAATATAGATATTGAAGACTTGCCCGAAAGCGAAGTGCCTGAAGGTGAAAATGAGCAGGACCTGCGTGAAAAAGCCGAAAAGCTGAAAAAACAACTGGATGATTTTGGCGCCATAAACCCGATGGCAGTTGAAGCTTATAACGAAATGAACGAGCGTTATACCTTTATCCAGGCGCAAAAGAAAGATCTGAGTGAGGCTAAAGCTTCGTTGCTGGCTACCATTCAGGAAATTGATGATACCGCTAAGGATAAGTTCATGACCGCTTTTATTATGGTGCGCGAAAACTTTATCAAAGTATTCCGCTCGCTGTTTAATGAAGAGGATTCATGCGACCTGATCCTGACTGATCCTGATCATCCGCTCGAATCGGATATCGATATTATCGCGAAGCCAAAAGGCAAACGGCCATTATCTATCAACCAGCTATCGGGCGGGGAAAAAACGCTTACGGCAACGGCTATCCTGTTTTCACTGTACCTGCTAAAACCGGCCCCGTTCTGTATTTTTGATGAGGTTGACGCGCCGTTGGATGATACCAATATTGATAAGTTCAATAACATTATCCGTACCTTCTCCAAAGATTCACAGTTTATCATTGTGTCCCACAACAAACGGACTATTGCCAGTACAGATGTTATTTACGGCGTAACCATGGTTGAGCAAGGGATCTCCCGCGTGGTGCCTGTTGATTTAAGGGAACTGGCCGATTAG